Part of the Terrisporobacter glycolicus ATCC 14880 = DSM 1288 genome is shown below.
TATTATATCATAATATATTTAGTAAAATTATTTATGAAATGTATGTGTAAATAAAAAACTAATTGTTAAATTTTACCATGAATCAAGTATAACTATCGGTTTGATATATAATTAAGAAATAACAATATAAATATATAGTCAGAGAGTTGCAAAAGATAAACTAAATAATATATTGCAACTCTTTTTTTATTATTAAATACTAAAAATATTACTGAATTTTAAACAAATAGACTATACTTTTATTAAGTGTAAAATTAAAGCGTTTTATTTGAAAATTAATTAAAAGGATATAATAATAAGAAGTATTACTTACAAAAGGAGATTATTATGGATATAATAGAAAACTTAAAAATTCAAGGGGTAAGTGAGTCTCTTATAGAGGATGTACAACATTTTAGAAAAGAATTTAAAGTAGATGAAAAAGTTGAGCACAGGGTGACAAAATCGCCAGCTTTTTATATTGGTGAAGATATTCTGTCAATGTGTATTTCTGCTATTTTAGAAGAAGAAAATATATTATTATCTGGACCTAAGGCTACAGGCAAAAACTTACTTTCAGATAATTTGTCAGAAATATTTGGAAGACCACAATGGAACACTTCCTTTCATATAAACACAGATAGCTCATCACTAATTGGAACAGATACTTTTATAGATAATGAAGTGAGACTTAGAAGGGGATCTGTATATGAATGTGCTCTTCATGGTGGATTTGGTGTTTTTGATGAAATAAATATGGCTAAAAATGATGCTATAGTTGTTGTTCACTCTGCACTAGATTACAGAAGAGTAATAGATGTGCCAGGATATGAAAGAATAAATCTTCATCCAGCAACTAGATTTATAGGTACTATGAACTATGAATATGCAGGTACAAAGGAATTAAACGAGGCTTTAGTTTCTAGATTTTTAGTAATAGATATTCCAGCAGTAAATGAAGATAAATTAATGATGATTTTAAAAAGAGAATTTCCTTGTACCGATGAGGAAAAATTAAATCAATTTGCAGGAATTTTTTTAGACTTGCAACTAAAATCTCAAAATGGAGAAATATCTACAAAGGCAATAGATTTAAGAGGATTAATAGGTGCTCTAAAAACTATTAAAAGAGGACTTAGACCAACTCTTGCCATTAATATGGGGCTTACAGGAAAAACTTTTGATGTTTATGAAAAAGAAATTGTGGATGACATTATAAGAACAAGAATACCAGAAAAATGGGAAAGTAAAGATTTATTTCCTAATTTAAAATAACCTGAAGAGGTGATAAAATGAGTGGAAATACTAATTGGATATATAATAATTATGAATTTGAAAATAGAGTAAATAATTTGGCTTGGACAGTTTCTGGTATGTATGATGAAGATATAGATTCAAGTGAAAAAGATTATTCATCTAAAGATGTTTCTTTGTATTTTGGTATAATTGCTGGAGCAAGAAGGAAGTATTTAGACTGGAATATAATAAAAAAATATATAATGAGTAGAATAAAAAAATCCTACGATAAAGATATTTTATACACTTTAATTGAACTTGTTCTTAACTCTGTAGTAGAAGATAAAGTAATAAATGAAAGACCAGGTGTGGAGGAAATAAGAAGTAAAGCATACAAAGATGTTCTTGTGAATTATAGTAAAATCCACAAAGAAGATATACTACAGACTTTAAGATATACATTTATTCTTCAAGCTATGAATAGACATCCTGCAGTAGATGGTTTGACAAGAAGAATAATGAAAGATATAAAATCTATTGATTGTAACGATAATTTAATGAATATCTTAAAAAAATTAGATGAAATTTATTTAACTTACTTTGAATTTATAATAAACTCTCAAAGAGAAATTTCACAAGGAAATGAGCACGATATAAAAAATGTAAATGTGGACTTTGATACTTTCTCAGATTTTATGTACGAAGAGCTGTATATGGATGAAGAAATAGAAATCATAGAAAGTGAAATTAATAATATAAGTAATACCATGCTAGTAGAAAACTTAGGTGAAATGGGTAGTGGAGATCTAAACAAATCAAAAAATAGAGTAATCTATGTGGATGAAGCTATGGCTCAAAAAATCTATGATAAGGTGGAATACTATTATGGCAAAGCATTTCTAAGTGAAAGTGAAATAAGAAAAATTGAAACTAAACATTGCAGAGATGTACATGAAGGGTGTAGAGTTCATTTTACAGATGGAGTGTTACGTAGTGAATGTAACAATGCCTTTCAGTTAAAATACGTTACGAGACAAAAAGAAAATAATTTATACAAGTATAGAGATAATATTAAACTACATAAAAGAAGTATTAATAAATTAAAAGAAAGTATATCAAGAATATTAATAGAAGAAAGTGCAATCGACAGAGTTTATTCCGACGGAGGAACTATTTGTGCAAACAGAGCCTGGAGAATAGGAAGGAGTAACAATACAAAAGTTTTTTATAAGGATATAAGAAATGAAAAAGGAAAGTATGTTATAGATATATTACTTGATGCAAGTGGTTCACAAAGTAGAAATCAGTTTAATGTAGCAATACAGGCATATATAATTGCTACCGCCCTTACATCAATTGGTATTCCAAATAGAGTTATGGGATATTTGAGCTTTTTAGATTATACCATCTTAAAAAGATACAGAGACTATAATGATAATATCTATTCTTGCGAAAATATATTTGAATATTTTGCGGCAGGAAATAATAGAGATGGATTAGCAATAAAGGCAGCTAGTGGCGCTTTACTAGAAAGAGAAGAAGAAAATAAAATACTTATAATACTTAGCGATGGAAAACCAAATGATGTGAAAATAGGAAAAGATAGATCCAGAAGCTTAAGAGGAGAAGCATCTTACAAAGGAATGGTAGCAGTAAAAGATACAGCTTTAGAAGTTCGAAAGGCGAGAAAGCAGGGTATACTTGTATTAGGAGTTTTCACTGGAAAAGAAAAAGATTTAGAAGCGGAAAAAGTAATTTATGGAAAAGATTTTATTTATACCAAGGATATAGAAAGATTTTCTGATATAGTTGCTATGTATTTGAAAAAAATAATAAAAAATTAAGATATTTTAGAAAAATATGTAATAAAATAATTAGTAAAAATTAACAAATAATCTTATTTATGTGTTACAATTATCTTAGTTGAAAATTAAATTAATTAAAATATTTTAGGTTCTTAAACTAAGATTAATAGGGAAAAAGGTGAGATACCTTTGCAGCCCCCGCTACTGTAATGTGGACGAAACTTTTGACCACTGTGGAAACATGGGAAGGGAAAGGAGTAGAATGAAGCAAAGCCAGGAGACCTGCCTATAATATAAAGTGATTTCTTCGGGGTAGGAGAAATATCTTAATAAAAATTTTTATTTGAAGATATTGTGCCTAACTTGGAGTTAGGCACTTTTAGTTCTTATAAACTTAAATAAGCCCTCAACCTATTTTATTTCAAAATAGTTTGAAAATAGAATAACCCTTAACCTATGCCTTAGGATTCTCCAAAGTCCTAAGGCCTTTTTTTAATGATAATTTGCAGGTTAAGTATTTTATATTTTATTCATGGGAATTATTATAGTATTATGGAGTTTGAAGAAAAAATGGAATTAGATTAAAATATATTTATATGAGCATTATAGGAGGATATATATGATTTCAGATATAATAGAAAAATTAAATCCAGCTCAGAGAGAAGCGGTAGAAAATACAGAAGGACCTGTTTTAATACTTGCTGGAGCTGGATCGGGAAAGACGAGAGTTTTAACTACTAGAATCGGTTATCTTATGGAAGATAAAGATGTTAAAGCTGAAAATATTTTAGCTATAACATTTACAAATAAAGCAGCCAATGAGATGCGAGAAAGGGTAGAAGAAACTTTAGAAGGAACAGATACTAAAGAAATGTGGATTACAACATTCCACTCTTGTTGTGTTCGTATTCTTAGAAAAAGTATAAATAAAATAGGCTATAATAGAAGTTTCGTAATTTATGATAGTCCAGACCAAGTTACTTTAATTAAGGACTGTATGAGAGAACTGGATATTAGTGATAAGGCATTTGATCCTAAATATGTATTAAGTTGTATATCTAATGCAAAGGATAAATTATATTCTCCTAAAAAGTTCTTAAAATTAAACGAAGGTGATATATCTAAAACAAAGGTAGGAGAAATCTATGCACTGTACCAAGATCGTTTAAAAAGAAATAGTGCCTTAGATTTTGATGACTTAATAATGAAAACAGTTGAGCTGTTTAAAGAATGTCCAGATGTATTAGATTTTTATAGAAATAAATTTAGATACATAATGGTAGATGAATACCAAGACACTAGTAAAGCACAATATGAATTAATAAAATTATTAGCAAAACAACATCAAAATATTTGTGTTGTTGGAGATGATGACCAAAGTATTTATGGCTGGAGAGGTGCTGACATAAGAAATATCCTAGAATTTGAAAGGGATTACGACAATGTTAAAATAGTAAAGCTTGAGCAAAACTATAGATCAACACAAGTAATACTAGATGCAGCCAACCATGTTATTGCAAATAATACAGAAAGAAAAAGAAAAAGACTTTGGAGTGACAAAAAAGAAGGGCAACTAATAAAAATCCAATTGTCAGAAAATGAAATTGATGAAGGTGATTTTATAGTAAATACTATTTCATATATGAAGAGATATGAAGATAGAGATTATAAAGATTTTGCCGTTTTATATAGAGCCAATGCACAAGCACGTTCTGTAGAAGATGCATTAAATAGGGCTGGTATACCATATAATATTTATGGTGGTATTAAATTCTATGAAAGAAAAGAAATAAAGGATATTATAGCTTATCTTAGAGTAATACAAAACCCTCAGGATGATATATCTTTAAAAAGAATAATAAACGTTCCTAGAAGAGGAATAGGCCTTAGAACTATAGAAAAAATAGAAGATAGAGCCAGTTTAAAGGAAGAAAGTATTTATTCTGTATTAATTGATATAGAAGATAACTCAGATATATCAAGAAAAGCTAGATCTAGTATAAGTGAATTTGTAGATTTAATGTCTACATTAAGAAGTTTTACAGACGTATATAGTGTTAGTCAAGTTATTGAAAAAGTATTGGATGTGACAGGATACAAAGAAGAATTATTAAAAGAAAAAAATAATGAAGGTGAAGATAGACTAGAAAACTTAGAAGAACTTATATCAGTAGCTTTAGAGTTTGAAAGCTCAAGCGATGAAAAGAGCTTAGAAGCATTTTTAACAGGAGTGGCTCTTAGTGCTGAACCAGATAGCGAGGAAGAATCTGAGGATAGAGTTTCTTTAATGACAATACATTCATCAAAAGGTCTTGAATTCCCTGTAGTATTTTTAGCAGGAATGGAGGAAAAAATATTCCCAATTTCTAGAGCAATACAATCAATGAGGGATAGTGACATAGAAGAAGAACGAAGACTTTGCTATGTTGGAATAACTAGAGCAAAAGAAGAACTATTCTTAACTTTAACAAGAAAGAGAACTTTATATGGAAGAACGAATCCTTCAATTGCATCTAGATTTATAGAAGAATTACCAGGTGATTGTATAGAAAGATTAAATAAAGATCAAAAAGAATTATCTTTCTCAAAGGCAAATTATAATATTCTTGATAAATATACTCAAAAATATAAAATGAATAATATGAATAAGGTTGAAGTTGCTAAAAAAGCAAATGCTACTATAAAAAACACATCGAATGAAAGTAATATAGACGACTTAAAACTTGGAGCTAAAGTACATCATCCTAAGTTTGGTCTGGGAACAGTAGTTGCCCTAAAAGGCCCAGATGTGACTATAGCTTTTGATAACCAAGGTATAAAAACTATAAATAAAGAATATACAACTTTAGACTTAGTTTAATAGGAGGAGTTATGAAAAAACAATTTGCAGAGAATTTAATAGATTATATTTATGATAGTCCAACTGCATTTAATGCAGTTGAGACTAGCAAAGATTTATTATTAAAAAATGGATTTAATGAATTGAAAATGAATGAGAAATGGCAACTTAAGGTTGGTGGAAAGTATTTTATAACAAAAAATTCATCTTCACTGACAGCCTTTGTAATAAACTCTGACAATATGCAAGATGGATTTAGGATAATAGGTTCTCACAGTGACTCACCAACCTTTAAAATTAAACCTAATGCGGAAATAGCTGTAGAGAGTACGTATTTAAAATTAAATACTGAAAGTTATGGTGGTGCTATACTAAGTACTTGGTTTGATAGACCATTGTCTATTGCAGGTAGAGTAGTATTGAAATCTGAAAATGTATTATGCCCGAGAGAAGAGATAATAAATATAAATCGTCCAATTTGTATAATACCAAACATAGCTATTCATATGAACAGAAGCATAAATGATGGATATAAGTTTAATAAGCAAAAAGATACATTACCTTTAGTTGGATTAATTAATGATACTTTAGAAAAAGATAATTTTCTATTAAAAGAAATAAGCAAAGAACTAAATGTAGATAAAGAAGATATTCTTGATTTTGATTTGTATTTATATGAATATGAAAAAGGACATATAATTGGACCAAATGAAGAATTTATATCTTCTTCTAGACTTGATAACTTATCTATGGCTCATGCTAGTTTATATGGATTAATAGGCTCAAAAGGTAAAAATGGCATAAATATAGCTTCTATATTTGACAATGAAGAGGTAGGAAGTTCTACGAAGCAAGGAGCTGACTCTAATATGTTACTAAACTTATTGGAACGAATTTGTATAAGTTTAGGGAAAAATAGAGAAGAATTCTTTTCAGCTATTTATTCATCTTTTATGATATCTGCAGATTTAGCTCATGCTCTTCATCCAAATTTTGTTGAAAAGCATGATCCAACAAACAAGCCTATTATGGGCTGTGGGCCTGTAATAAAAATTAGCGCAAATCAAGCCTATACAAGTGATGCTTTTTCATCAGGAGTATATAAAAATATATGCGAAAAATGTGGAGTAAAATATCAACAATTTGTGAATCGATCTGATGAGCGAGGTGGATCTACAATTGGTCCAATTTCATCAACACATTTAGATATTAATTCTGTGGATATTGGTAGTCCAATTTTATCTATGCATTCAGTAAGAGAACTTGGAAGTGTAGAAGATCATTTTAATATATACAAGACGTTTGTCGAATTTTATCAAATATAAAAGAATAATGGTGAAAAATTCTGTAAATTGTCAGTAGGAATGTGGATAAGGTCTGAATAAAATGTTAATAAGTTGTAGATAAGTGGATAACTATGTGGATAAGACAGTGACAAAATATAATGTTTTAATTATATATATAAATAAAAACTTTGCAATGTGGTAAAAAACTTTTGAATTTAAGGGATGTGGATATTGTGGATAAAATGCCAAGATATCCACAGAAATATTAATGATTTGTTTTTAAATATGGTAAAATAATAATAGAGTAGTTATTTTTTTACAACTTAGTATATAATAATATATGAAAATACATAACAATCAAAGAAAGAAGGTAAAAGTATGGAAAATAAAAATCCTATAGTAACTATAG
Proteins encoded:
- a CDS encoding M18 family aminopeptidase codes for the protein MKKQFAENLIDYIYDSPTAFNAVETSKDLLLKNGFNELKMNEKWQLKVGGKYFITKNSSSLTAFVINSDNMQDGFRIIGSHSDSPTFKIKPNAEIAVESTYLKLNTESYGGAILSTWFDRPLSIAGRVVLKSENVLCPREEIININRPICIIPNIAIHMNRSINDGYKFNKQKDTLPLVGLINDTLEKDNFLLKEISKELNVDKEDILDFDLYLYEYEKGHIIGPNEEFISSSRLDNLSMAHASLYGLIGSKGKNGINIASIFDNEEVGSSTKQGADSNMLLNLLERICISLGKNREEFFSAIYSSFMISADLAHALHPNFVEKHDPTNKPIMGCGPVIKISANQAYTSDAFSSGVYKNICEKCGVKYQQFVNRSDERGGSTIGPISSTHLDINSVDIGSPILSMHSVRELGSVEDHFNIYKTFVEFYQI
- the pcrA gene encoding DNA helicase PcrA, translating into MISDIIEKLNPAQREAVENTEGPVLILAGAGSGKTRVLTTRIGYLMEDKDVKAENILAITFTNKAANEMRERVEETLEGTDTKEMWITTFHSCCVRILRKSINKIGYNRSFVIYDSPDQVTLIKDCMRELDISDKAFDPKYVLSCISNAKDKLYSPKKFLKLNEGDISKTKVGEIYALYQDRLKRNSALDFDDLIMKTVELFKECPDVLDFYRNKFRYIMVDEYQDTSKAQYELIKLLAKQHQNICVVGDDDQSIYGWRGADIRNILEFERDYDNVKIVKLEQNYRSTQVILDAANHVIANNTERKRKRLWSDKKEGQLIKIQLSENEIDEGDFIVNTISYMKRYEDRDYKDFAVLYRANAQARSVEDALNRAGIPYNIYGGIKFYERKEIKDIIAYLRVIQNPQDDISLKRIINVPRRGIGLRTIEKIEDRASLKEESIYSVLIDIEDNSDISRKARSSISEFVDLMSTLRSFTDVYSVSQVIEKVLDVTGYKEELLKEKNNEGEDRLENLEELISVALEFESSSDEKSLEAFLTGVALSAEPDSEEESEDRVSLMTIHSSKGLEFPVVFLAGMEEKIFPISRAIQSMRDSDIEEERRLCYVGITRAKEELFLTLTRKRTLYGRTNPSIASRFIEELPGDCIERLNKDQKELSFSKANYNILDKYTQKYKMNNMNKVEVAKKANATIKNTSNESNIDDLKLGAKVHHPKFGLGTVVALKGPDVTIAFDNQGIKTINKEYTTLDLV
- a CDS encoding AAA family ATPase; its protein translation is MDIIENLKIQGVSESLIEDVQHFRKEFKVDEKVEHRVTKSPAFYIGEDILSMCISAILEEENILLSGPKATGKNLLSDNLSEIFGRPQWNTSFHINTDSSSLIGTDTFIDNEVRLRRGSVYECALHGGFGVFDEINMAKNDAIVVVHSALDYRRVIDVPGYERINLHPATRFIGTMNYEYAGTKELNEALVSRFLVIDIPAVNEDKLMMILKREFPCTDEEKLNQFAGIFLDLQLKSQNGEISTKAIDLRGLIGALKTIKRGLRPTLAINMGLTGKTFDVYEKEIVDDIIRTRIPEKWESKDLFPNLK